The Mycolicibacterium flavescens genomic interval CCCGTGGTATCCCTCGTGGACCGCGTACACGTCGATGCCGTGGTGCGCGGCGGTAAGCACGACGGCGCGCACCGCTGCGTTCATGCCGGCGGCGTCACCGCCGCTGGTCAGGACACCAATACTGGATGGTGCGGACTGGACTTCAGGCATGTACCCGCCTCCGTGCCGTTCGGGGATGCTCTACGACCATCTTGCACGGCTGGAGCCGACATGAGGAACGGACCAACCGACGTAGGCGTAATCTCCCGCTCGAACCACAGGCGTCACATCAGCGTCACCAGCGTTGGGGCCGCTCATCGACGGTGCTGGGCACATGCGCTTCGACTTTGGCGAGAACCGCTTCTGCGGGACCGCCCCGTCATACCGTGACATCCATGGCAGAACAAACCCCCGCTGTCACGGCGGCGCACCCGTCCGACAGGGTGCTGCGGATCGTGAACCCCTTGATCGGCAGGTTGCTGCGCACTCCCCTGGCCGGACCACTGCGCAGCCGCATGATGGTGGTCAACGTCGTCGGCCGCAAGAGCGGGCGCCGATACTCAATCCCGGTGAGCGCCCATCGAATTGACGGCGAACTGTATGCGTTGACCTCAGCGGGATGGAAGAACAACTTCCGCGACGGGGCGACCGCGGACATACTGCTCGACGGGGGGACGACGACGATGCGCGGTGAACTGCTGACCGACACCGCGCTCGTCGCCGAGTTGTCGCACCGCTGCGCGAAAGCCTGGGGCGCCAAGCGTGCCCCGACGATGATGGGGCTGAAGTTCCGCGACGACGGCATACCGTCGGCCGAGGATTTCGCGGATGTGGTTCGCCGGGAACGTATCGCGGCGGTGCGGTTCAGACCGGCTTGAAGCGTTATCAGCCGCCGTCGGCCGAAAGGCTCTGCTCGAAGGCGAACACATTCTGAGGGTCGTATTTCGCCTTGATCGCGCGCAACCTTTCGACGTTGTCCCCCCAATACGCCGATTCCCATTCCGGCATACCGGCATTCGGGACATTGACGTAGGCACCACTCACATACGGCTGCAGGGCTTCTCCGAATTCGGCGCACCACCTCAGACACTCGTCCGTCAGCGGATCGTCGGCGGCCGGTATTCCGCCGCGAACACCCCACCCCGCGCCGGGCTCGGCGTAGAACAGCGCATCGCGATGCGCGAAAGCAGAACCGCCGGGCGGCTCACTTGCTCGCACAGTGCCACCGAAGGCGTTGGTGAAGTAGTTGCAATCCGGCGTCGGCGCCTTCGCCATGAACGATGCGACGAGGTCGATGGCTTGCGGCGGATACGGTGCATATACGAACTGCGACAGGAATTTCCAGTTCGCGGCTTCATCGGCTGGTGGTATCTGGAAGCCCGCGTAGACATCGGCCCACCGTGCGTCGTCGGTCAAGACTTGTGGCTTGCCGACTGCCAGGATCGGCGCCAGTATCTGCTGGGCCTCGGCCGAGGACCCGTCGACCAGCACCGCGACCAGCACCACCTTGTCGGGGCGGATCTCCAACTGGCTGGTCAGCCGATCGTCGGCATGTGGGGCGCTGCGCTGCCAGGCGTCAAAGGCGGGCGAAAGCTGCTCGAGCCCCGGCCACGTCGCCACGACATGGATGGCGTGCGTCACGGGATGGATGCGGTACGTCAGCGATGTGACGATCCCGAAATTGCCGTTGCCGGCTCCCCGTAACGCCCACAACAGGTCCGGGTTGTTCTGCTCGTCGGCGATGACCGTCGTCGCGCCACCGTCTGTCGAGGCCACGACGACCTCCGCCGCGAGCAGATTGTCAGACGCCATGCCGTACCGGCGGGTGAGCAGCCCGAAGCCACCGCCCAACGTCGCACCGACCAGCCCCACGGTGCCCTCGGTTCCCGTCGGCGCGGCGAATCCGGCCGCGCCGAGCGCGGTGACCATTTCCAGCTGAGTGAGCCCGGCACCGACGGTGGCAGTCTGGGAGGCCGCGTCGATCATGGCCGACTTCATCCGGCTCACATCGATCACCAGGCCCTCGTCGGCAGCCGACCAGCCCTCGAGGCAGTGGCGGCCGCTACGCACCCGCAGAGGCACGCCGCTGCGCCGCGCCCATGACACGGCGTCGACCACCTCCTGTGTGTCGGCACAGAACACGACCGCGTCGGGTTGCGGGGCAAACAGGTGGTTGTAGCCCATTCGGGCCGCGTCGTAGCCCGAGTCTCCGGGCCGCACAACGTCTCCCGTCAACCCCGAGGGAGCGTTTGAGTTCCGGCTCGTAGCCACGATCCTCACCGTTTCGTCTGCGTCTGTTTCGTCCGGTGCAACCTCTGTCATGGCCGTTGACCTTCCGACGACTGAGGACAGTTCTCCGAACGTACAGATCAGCGGCGAAGATAATCACCGAATTGACGACCGCGGAATATCCGGTGCCATACTGTTCACCGAACTTCAGAAGGGATGGGTGGATGACCACAGAGGGCGTCGTGCAGGGTCAATCCGCCGATGACGGGTCTCGAGAATGCGG includes:
- a CDS encoding protein of uncharacterised function (DUF385); its protein translation is MAEQTPAVTAAHPSDRVLRIVNPLIGRLLRTPLAGPLRSRMMVVNVVGRKSGRRYSIPVSAHRIDGELYALTSAGWKNNFRDGATADILLDGGTTTMRGELLTDTALVAELSHRCAKAWGAKRAPTMMGLKFRDDGIPSAEDFADVVRRERIAAVRFRPA
- the yvdP gene encoding FAD/FMN-dependent dehydrogenase, yielding MTEVAPDETDADETVRIVATSRNSNAPSGLTGDVVRPGDSGYDAARMGYNHLFAPQPDAVVFCADTQEVVDAVSWARRSGVPLRVRSGRHCLEGWSAADEGLVIDVSRMKSAMIDAASQTATVGAGLTQLEMVTALGAAGFAAPTGTEGTVGLVGATLGGGFGLLTRRYGMASDNLLAAEVVVASTDGGATTVIADEQNNPDLLWALRGAGNGNFGIVTSLTYRIHPVTHAIHVVATWPGLEQLSPAFDAWQRSAPHADDRLTSQLEIRPDKVVLVAVLVDGSSAEAQQILAPILAVGKPQVLTDDARWADVYAGFQIPPADEAANWKFLSQFVYAPYPPQAIDLVASFMAKAPTPDCNYFTNAFGGTVRASEPPGGSAFAHRDALFYAEPGAGWGVRGGIPAADDPLTDECLRWCAEFGEALQPYVSGAYVNVPNAGMPEWESAYWGDNVERLRAIKAKYDPQNVFAFEQSLSADGG